The Juglans regia cultivar Chandler chromosome 10, Walnut 2.0, whole genome shotgun sequence genome includes the window ggattgaaaaaaaaaatcggtctAGATCCTTACCCCTATTTCACATTAGTGGTGTGTTTTTGgtgttaataaatattaataaatagacttgcaaataaaaattttcacaaCTTTAATTATAGTCTCGGTTATTAGAAATTTCCTAATCTCAGTTATTAGAAATTTCCTAATCTCCAATCGCCCTCTTCTCTATCTAGcctatgatataaaaaataaataaataaatttttttatcagtcattattcactaCCCCACGTCTCACACCTTATGTGGCAAACTAAGTTTACTAACAAGTGAATCGGTTCTTGCCCCAACTCCTCtatgagagagagcttgaggagagagagagagagagagagagagagaggtcgaagGTGATGGatctgacataaaaaaaaatgtcatgcGTAAGATATAGAagtgaataataattgatgtatagcaaatcttataaaaaaaatcatacatgAGAAAATGGTGATCAACGTGAATAGGCACAATGAATTATTAGGAATATGAGTGGCTTCAATGGGACCAAATGGGCATATATGGGAATTAAATAAGAAGGAAAGTTGATTTCGATTGACTTTGAACCCGAGGAAAGCATAGAGGAATTTTAAACCTACAAGGAACCACTAATTAATTTCTATCCCACCCACATACCTTTATGAATTTTCCttgattattataaattaagtataATCTTCATTATTAGATATTTGAGTCCAAAATTATTTGTGGTCCGGAAAAGGACATAAACTTAAgcttcatatataataaatggaTTGATATTTaatctagataaaaaaaaaaaaaaaatctcttaattGACAACTTGAGTCTTAAAAGAtctaaagagtaatgatacactcATGAGTTCATGTATAAGtatcatgcattattttttttaaaaaagaatgagatctattatttaaaaattaatttttttatataaatttcatatttacttacttttttttaaaagaagtgtatAGCGCTTACgcaactgtaaatatcatttctccttGTAACTTATTCccaatatatgtcatatttatttaattagtatatagAGCATGTGATTAATCAAAAGAGAGTTTAGAAATCGGATGCCTGTATTTTTTAAGCTTCTTGACTTTAGTTATATAATGGGTCTTCCTGTCAAATAGatagttatataattaattagaataaatataaataaaagtcaCTATTaggaatatttattttgtatatatgatgtggcatcatgtaGACCACACATTTCTCTAaatgagtgttgggaacaatcaactagaagtagCCATGCAGTGAGTATAAAGTATACACTGTTATAGTAgtttctctctaacattactcaattaattattaattaagttcttaattattcaatttcaCTGTGCTCACTTCCCGTCACCTGCGGGGCTATGCCGAGAGTAGCCGTTTTCAAAGGCGGCATCGACGGCTTTTATAAGCACAGAATTCCCAAATCACCCCCACCTTCTCAACTTATTTACGTGAAACCACCAACACCTAAAACAACATATCCAGCAGGCCGCTCCCCTGGGTCAACCCGCGGAGGGTCACTTTGGGAAACGACTTTAAAAAAACTAACCGCTGGTTTTTTCTTCCTGTCTAAGCTATGTCCCCAGTTTCAACGTTCAAACTAAAGACTTCGAAAGCATCGAAAAGAAAATGGCAAGAAAGCAAGACAGATATCTTGTATTTGCATAAGAATTCTAGGCTACTTGTGTTGTTGTCCAGTATTTCGGGTCTCCATCATTTTCCATTTGCTGAACAAGGTAGTTTTCGTTTGCTTTTccatcttttattattattatttttttgttccatTTGATTCAATATACGGATtaattttgctttctttaatCTTGCTTGAACTCTATTTCTATTTTGTAACTGATGAAGTAGTTCTTCTGGATATGCGTTGATTCGTAGTAGTCGATGAAAGTagggggatttttttttttttttgaagttttggcTTGTTCTGGATTGGTTTACATGATTCAGTTTCTGTGGTGTTCTTTAACCACATACTGTCAGTTTTCTCTTGAATTTTCTATGCATGTtaagattttgtgatttgtttttgttgaaaaGTAGTTTTCCTTCTACTTCTTCCTTgtgagtatttatttatttggatggCCCACTTTGGGATAAGTTGTGTAGATTGTGATGAATTACAAGCCCACTGGCAGCAACCAGATGCCCCAAGGATTTAAGGCAAGGCGGGCTTTACAGTTGTCATTGCTTTTGGGTGTTTGCTTCTGGTTGCTATACCAAATTGAGCACTCAAACGGTAAGGGGAAGGACTATGGTGGAGGTCTACAAAGCAAGCTCAGGGAACAAAATACTGTTCTTGTTTTGGGTCGGAAAGCATGGTCAAGTGATGGAGGTGTGTCCAACTTAGAAGATGTCAATCTTGTGGGAGAAGCTAAAATGAAAGAAGATGGTGGAGGTGGAGATGATGAATTAGATggaattttagaagaaaaaattttccaTGAGGAACTGGAGCAACCGGAGATGGTGTCTCTAaatgatttaataaataattctgaTGTTGAAGGAGTTTATTCCAAGAAAGGATATGATGATCCATGGGGAAGTAGTGAGCAAGGAGGTGAGAAGAGGCTTGAGATTGGTGATGAAAGAGATGGCAAGAACCCGAAAACAGAAGTTAAGCAGATAGGTGGAGAGGATTCAGAAAGACAAGGTAAGGAATCAGAAAAGGTTAAGGAAATTGCTGATGATTCTATCAAACAATACCAAGATGAAGCAGCCAACTTCAATAGACAAGATGAAAAGGATAAAGATATTATTGGAAGCAAACAAGAGATTGCAGTGCAGCCTAGCGGATTGGAGAACAATGAAACTGCTGTTAGCAGGAGTGAAATGATGTTGGATGGAGTCCATACCTTTCATGATGAGAATGGGGTTCCTCAAGATGGTAATGATCTTGTGGAGACCACACTAAGTGATATAAGAGATGATCACGAAATTATTCTGCATCAAGACACTTAAAATTCAACTAATTCTAGAATTCAGTGAAGGTACCAGAATAGAAGAGGTTGCGTCCCAATAAGAAGTTGGCTTCTGCTTaagaatccaaaaaaataaaaggctgCTAAGAGGACTCGAAAGTCATGTAAGAGCATGCAGTAATCATTTGTCAAACCTCAAGCATCAGCCATGTTTCAGAAAAACAAGATGATAAATTActtcattcttttttgtttttggtggggGGGGAGGGGTGGGGGAACAGATTCTGTGGTTTTTCCTCCTGTTAACAAACTCATTTATGACAGATGTTGTATCCACAATAcaattaatttgagttaagcACGGCTTAACCATAATCACATTtgcattatgtttttttattagttaaggaggaaaaataaataataagaaaaagataATGTATTAATTAACTCAGAACTGTTACAATTTGAGTGCGTAAATTGTTATAAATTTAGACTGTTTTGCAAACTGAATACAACTGCACTGAATAGGAAGAACTCCAACATATAAGACAAAACTTCATGGCTTTCACTTTGAATTCGTTGCCAAGCTATAGCCAGGAATCTTAGCTAGTCTGCTCTGCTTCATAACTTCTCTTACCATCTCAACCTCTTTCCACAAACCTCTGCTGgcataaatatttgataaaaccACGTAAACCCCATCATTCCAAGGTTCCAATTCTTGTAAATGCTTAGCCACCCACTCCCCCATTTTCACATTCCCATACTTCTCACAAGCACCCATCAAACACCCCCATATTATTGAATTTGCCTTCATCGGCATCCCCAATATTATCTCTCTGGCCTCCTCAAACAACCCCGCTCTACCAAGCAAATCGACCATGCACCCATAATGTTGTAACTGGGGCATTATCCCATAAGCATTCTTCATCATATGGAAGTAATATTTTCCCTCTTGCACAGCCCCACCATGCACACACGCGCTAAGTACCCCAACAAAAGTCACATGGTTCGGCTTCACTCCAGCCTCTCTCATGCATTGAAAGCAATTTAGTGCTTCATTTACGGGGCCATGCATTGCATAACCCACAATCATGGATGTCCACGATGATACATTTCTTTCTTCCATCCTTGAAAATACTTTATATGCCAAGTCCGTCCGGCCACACTTTCCATACATGTCTATAAGCGAATTTGACAGCAAAATGTCCGGTTTTTCAATGGGCATGGCTTGGAAAGCACATTTATGCAGTTGGAGAGCCAAGTCCAAGTCCCCAAGACTTCCACTAGCCGATATTACACTAAGCATAGTCACATCATCCGGCAGAAACCCACATTTTCTTAGCTCCAGGAACATGCCTATTGCTTCCTTGGCAAACCCACCTCGAGAAAGACCTCCAATGATTGCATTCCAAGAACCCAACTTTCTATCACGATTTTGCTCAAACACCTTTCTCGCATTTCCGAACTCACCCACCTTCGAATACAGGTTAATGAACCCACTCTCACAGTACTCGTTGGACTCCAACCCGATCCTTATGGCCAGCGAATGAAGCTGTCGACCAAACTCAATGGCAAGAAACTGACACACAGATTTTAAGACGATTGGAAGCGTATAGGAATCGGGCAAGAGACCGGCTCGTGACATTGCAACATAGACACAAAGCGCTTTATTCGGATCATCTAGCCTAGTGTACGATCTTATAATGTTGTTCCAATGAAAGGGTGCAGGGTACAATTCTAGGAGTTGGGTTCGGACAATCCGTGCATAAACCTGATTCAGTTCCAGTAAGTTTCTGCAATTTGACACTTGGGTCGCAATGATTTTTGCTGGATCATGGATTGAATCCTGCGGTCCCTGATTTGTTGGAGATTGAGCATTGAATTGAGAGTCCAAAGATGAGCTAGGAATTGATGAGAGGCTGTGATTGAGATGGGAAAATATGGTCAAGCATTTGGGTTTGTGTGAAAATATAGAAATCCTGTGCAGGAGGTGGTGAATGGGGGGGCTCATACGTTATTAGAATCGAGAACGGAGTCATAGGCTGGTCCGCTGGATGGAGTAAAAGGAGATGAGACTCATCAGTAACGAGAGTCTATGTGAATCTGGATCTGGAAGTAGGCCCGGATATGTGAACTCATTCGGGTTTGGGTAATCATTCGGTTAAATACTAAGCTCcggtttgaattgaaaatataataaataatttaatttttttaaatctcttaaaataataataatattaaaaaataatattctaataatattttattcaactcatataaaattatctcaactcatctccaAATTCAAACAGACCTTAAATTCGATCGATAGAATTCGGATCATTTGAGTTCATATATCCTTTCGTCACTCTTCACAATTGTAGTAACATTTCTAATGAATCTACTTCAATTATACAATTCTTgtgtttttatatgaatttttttcttatttgcttTGTCACTCATCTGTGGCATCATTGCATCAACAACATTGATAAGCtcctaaattaaaactaaacagGCACACGGATTCACTTGTGGATGTTAGATATTGGCACGATGTATGttgcttattaataaaattatttgaaattgacctcttcattataaatttaaagaaaaatactagagCCACCGACATTTAGGTACTGATTGGgtcttgataattttttatttttttacttagtgattaaggaagtattttttagtgatgttatgaatttttttttaaaatatttaagaatataaaaaaatcaatagaaagaaattattctTCTCCGAACTGGTCATGAAGTagatgtagcattactcaaatttaaaagaaaaaataaaagttatattttaccTCCAACAAGGGCAACCCTCCTAGACGCCCCAATAGAATAGAAAATGGttggttggaagttggaacattGACATCTAGTTGGCATGATATGTTGgattatttcaaatattctctccaatttcaacttcttttgaaattttctttcaatGTGATTTTTTGTTAGTTTCACATTAGAAAGACGAGCAAATATTTAGTGATTTATAAGTGAATGGATTTTACGATACATAAATTAGAATATAAGGAGACACACAATAGTAGTGTCACCTAATGCAAAGCACTAACAGTATGAAGGTCTGATACTTTAGACGCACTTAGCACGTACGCATCATCGCAAGTGACGGAATTATTTTAATCCAAACGAAATGATATGTTCTTTCATCCTTTTTGACAATTATTATTAACTGTCGATGACAGTTATTTcacacattttttataaaaaccgttttatttaaattcaaatgaaaCAACACAACTGTTGTTACTacatctattcattctaaaattAGTGTTCAGAATTTGCAATCTGCACACTATAGAAACAGTATTGTATCATGAGGACAAACTTGTTATATTCTCTTTTGCAGAACTCAATTTCGTGAGTGAGAGACAATATTTATCTAAGAGACAGATTAACAATCGCCTCACTGTTTTGCCATTTTCAATCTCTGTGTGCTATTCGTTTCTAACATGATAGTTATTGGCAAAGGCAGGAATGACCGACCAAGCAGCATTTCTTACCCATGAATCATGAATGCATCATTTAAGTCATATCATTTTCGGAACCCAAAGTTGTTATAATTTCTTAGGCAAATTGTAAGTCTTTTTAAGAAACTTTGCAGCCGTCTCATCCTTACGGTTACACAAGACTCTTAAAATCGTGTTGGGTTCAGTTGGATCCCATTCACCTGAACATGGAGGCAATGGAAGCTTAGATTTAGCAGAGCCAAATGTCTCGAGATTTAAACGTCTGAACTGCTCGATCAAGCTCTCTGTATCTGTACCAAGTAGAGAAAGAATGGCTTTAACTGTGGTCGAATAATTGTCTATTAGATCACCTGGCAATCCATCCCCATTGGACCAAAATAGATCTATGAGAAAGTTAAAATCCTCCTCTATTATTGCTGAATCTTGTTGACAGAAAGCACGAGAAGGGCCCCCAGCAAGCAGAACCAGCAGGAAACCATCAAAAGAAGCTTTCATTATGTCAGTAATGACACGAGTTCTTATTCTGTCATGCACTGTTAATGaaataatctccaaaaattGCTCAAGCTCCTGGAGGAAGGGTTCAATCCTAGAAGAAGAAACTTCCCCAACATATAGGGAATCCCAAAGAACATGACTTAGGTCAtggaagatgattttatatgccATTGCCTCACAGAGTTGTTGCATCCCTTCTGCACAAGCAATTGCTGAAAGCTCAAACCTTTCCATTGTCCCATCTGTAATAATGTCCCCATGAGTGCGTTCAGCATTTTCAATATCCACAAGTATTCTCTTCTCCAAAACTCCCAGCTCAGTTTGTATATGCTGCAAGGTATTTAGACGAACACAGAGCTGGGGTATCCCAAGGGAGTTATCCCTATTGGAAGTTGCAACATGGGATTTCCTCTTCTTTGTTATttgtgttttttccttttttttggaTACACCATGGAACTTTGATCTTGTAGAACATCTAGTCAAAGCAGGCATAATGGGAACGTAAGTATTTCGCATCCCTGCAgaacaaagaagagaaatataACTTCAAAAGCTAATGCAACAGTATTGAatatagaaatataatttaaaaaactaatgcAACAGTATTTTGCAGGCTATGGAATAATACCACAACCAGACTTGGCCTTCAATATATAATGTTGAAGACCTCTGTCGAAACCATTCATCAATTCAGGAAGGAAGATCGGATGCATAGGAATCGGCAGCAGAAAGAATACTTCTAAAGTTGCATCTATGGTCCGTAGAACTTCAATAGCAGAAGGAGCAATTCGCTCTTTGTTGGCTCGTGGATTCCAGACCTAAAGAAAAAAGTCAACAGGTCATGGACATCTAACAGCTATCTTCTAGAAAATCATTAGTAAGTTTTGTGATTGAAGCTTGGAAATCAACTGCCACTCTGTAATACATATAAACAAAACAGGGCTACTTAACTCATAGGGGTTCAAACAAGATGCTGTAACAGATCAGGATTGCAAGTGACTAATAATACAGGTGAAAACAACATTCAAGCAAGACAGAAACTTCTAacttcaaagttcaaattttaaaagatgatAACCGAAAGATTTTATCCATGGTACATAACTATTGTCTTCAGCTATCC containing:
- the LOC108991409 gene encoding uncharacterized protein LOC108991409, with translation MNYKPTGSNQMPQGFKARRALQLSLLLGVCFWLLYQIEHSNGKGKDYGGGLQSKLREQNTVLVLGRKAWSSDGGVSNLEDVNLVGEAKMKEDGGGGDDELDGILEEKIFHEELEQPEMVSLNDLINNSDVEGVYSKKGYDDPWGSSEQGGEKRLEIGDERDGKNPKTEVKQIGGEDSERQGKESEKVKEIADDSIKQYQDEAANFNRQDEKDKDIIGSKQEIAVQPSGLENNETAVSRSEMMLDGVHTFHDENGVPQDGNDLVETTLSDIRDDHEIILHQDT
- the LOC109021056 gene encoding pentatricopeptide repeat-containing protein At1g77170, mitochondrial-like is translated as MSPPIHHLLHRISIFSHKPKCLTIFSHLNHSLSSIPSSSLDSQFNAQSPTNQGPQDSIHDPAKIIATQVSNCRNLLELNQVYARIVRTQLLELYPAPFHWNNIIRSYTRLDDPNKALCVYVAMSRAGLLPDSYTLPIVLKSVCQFLAIEFGRQLHSLAIRIGLESNEYCESGFINLYSKVGEFGNARKVFEQNRDRKLGSWNAIIGGLSRGGFAKEAIGMFLELRKCGFLPDDVTMLSVISASGSLGDLDLALQLHKCAFQAMPIEKPDILLSNSLIDMYGKCGRTDLAYKVFSRMEERNVSSWTSMIVGYAMHGPVNEALNCFQCMREAGVKPNHVTFVGVLSACVHGGAVQEGKYYFHMMKNAYGIMPQLQHYGCMVDLLGRAGLFEEAREIILGMPMKANSIIWGCLMGACEKYGNVKMGEWVAKHLQELEPWNDGVYVVLSNIYASRGLWKEVEMVREVMKQSRLAKIPGYSLATNSK